Within Columba livia isolate bColLiv1 breed racing homer chromosome 22, bColLiv1.pat.W.v2, whole genome shotgun sequence, the genomic segment tgcttttttatatatatatagacattTTGAAGAAACAAGCTAAGAACTGTGGCAGATGGGAGgcttccttcctctctcagaGCACCCAAGATTTGGAAATATATTGCACAAATGTCTGAGAACTTGACTCAAAGGCTGGGCAAGAACAACTCTGGTTATGCCAGACAGCCGCCCGGTCGGGAAAGAGGAAGGTTGGGGGGAGCACGCTGAGGGACAAACCTGGGCAAGTTTCATTACAACACCACTGTCAATGTCCTGCTTCACCAATCACTTCTCTTAGGATCACTGGAGGAACACCCGCTGGTGAATAAAAAGGCAATGGACATAAAACATCCTGGTAAAGGCTCATTCCCAGCAGGCAGGTAAAGTTCTCAGGGCAGCTCTTTCAGCTCCCACCCTATTTGTAGCTGCCAGAGCAGTTTAAGGGCCAAATCCTGAAAAGCACTGGGGCAGAGTCCCCACAGACACAAGTACCATCAGGGCTACAAGAGGAGTTTTACCTGAAGAGGCaaagcacaggaccaggcaTTAATTGTGCAACTTATGTACCGAGAGATCAGCACAACCGATGCCCCTTCGCAAGGTATCAGCGGGTACCCTCCCAGAAACAGCCACACGCTCATCACCGGGGGGAACAGGGAAGAAGTGCTGGGAGTTGAAAAGCAACGTTAGGACACCAAAGCACATGAGCATCCCGCACAGGGGAGGACACCCCCGgtatttctgattttcagagGCAGGGCAAAGGGGGCTCTCACGCAACCACCTCCGCTGCACAGGAGAAGTTGCTTCATCTCTTCTGGAGAAGCGACGGGGCGAGTCGTCAGCACGGGATGAGGCAACTTTTGCAGGAGGTCAGACTTCTGGGGCACAGGGGCCACGCAGGAGCGGGACACGAGCTGCAGGACGTGGGCTGGTGTCTGAGCCACACTCAGCAGAAAGGCTTCATCAGCCCCAGCCGCTCGGTGCTGGTTTTGGGGTCTGGAGTGCACCAGCAACAAACCGCACTCCAGTGCgccacagcagctgcaataTTCATCCCGGCGATGTCCCCCCGAGCACCTCCGCCTTGCTCCACTCCACGGACATCGATAAAGGAACAACTGAGGGGCTGAAGACAGGTCACACTGCCCCTGGCTTCGCGCTGGGAGCGGGGCAGAGCAGATCTGCACCACTCATGGCGTGAGCAGGTCCAGAAGAGATGTGAGAGCAAAGGAGAGGGATCCCAGggtccccagcatcacccagcCCTGAGGTGACGTTCCCCCAACACTATGTCCAGGCCCCAGAGAGATCAGACCAGCTGAGAAGTGAAGTTAAAGACAGCAACTCCCTCATCCCTTCTCCAGCAGTATGGCAATACCAGGGGTACAGCAATACTGCTGGGTACCAGGGTGGCAAGGGGACCCGCACATCTCCCACCACCAAGCCACACTTCCCAGCCTGGCTCTCCCCTCTCATTCTCCATTCCAAGCTGCCCAAGTGAGCAAGCCAGCCCAAAATTGCCATCCAACACTAATTAGGTAGATATCGGCTTCATAATAAAAACTCATAAGCTACAGCTTTAAAAAAGGCACCTAGAACACCGCTTCTGTTCAAAGCAGTGCCCAATATTTTAATTCTGGgttttcttggatttttttaaaaaatataaatagctCTTCATCTTAAAAATAGATCCTCAGGTGAGGTATACAGTAGCCTGTGTCTTGGCAGTGTAAGGACAAGAGGAGTATTTAGCTGGAGACAGTCATGATGTAGTTTTTGGAAGGACTGGTGCGACCCAACATCATCTGGTTCTTACAGGTCAGCATCCCATAGGAGCTCACAGGTTTCGTCGCAGTCGCTTCGTATAAGACACAGATGGAGCCGTCCTCCCCGATGCGGTACGAGACCTCGTAGGGGTCCACCCAGAGCGTGAGCTCGCTGGGCAGGAGCTGGTAGAGCTGCGGGAGGCTGAGTCCGATCTGGCTAGCTGCCTTGCAGATAATGGGGTCCATTTTGTGATTGATCCGGATGCAGCGATATCCAGAGCCTTTGAACGGTTTCTCAGGAAACCAGTGATGTTTGTAGTGCTCTGCAAGGGAAGCGAGAAGGGAAGAGCGGTGAGCAGCAGCCGGGAGGAGGTCTGCGTCCTGTAGTCCCGAGGGGTCCCACACCTCGCTGTAGGCAGAGGGAACCGCGTCCTCCTTACGCTGCCTCCATCAGATGGAGGCTCCAGAGCCCAGCGCTCAGCTATTCAGCCGCCGCCTGCTCCAGGGTGCAGGAGTGCAGCTCTTCGGGTCCCAGAAAGCCCGGGCGGGACAGTGCCACgggggctgcagctggagcccaACACCTTCTCACCCCAGGCACTGGGGTGGCCGGGGTAGATACCGTATCACCAACAACAGAACACCGCAGGCAGGGAATAACATCCAGGTCACTCTCTAAATTCAGGGGCATGTCACTGCTCCTTATCTCAGCACAGCGGCAGACAAACCATCCCTCCTCAGGGCTGATAAACTGGGAGGAGACCCCTGAACCACCCAGTTAGTGCGGAGCCCCAGACACGCTCTTGGGGAGGGGAGTTCCGGACCCCACGGACACACAGCTGTTGCCAGGGGCTCAGCACTCAGACTAGCTTTGGATCACCTATATCAAGCCCCAGTGAGGAGGATTTCAAGCAGACGGGCTGCACAAAGCCCTAAAACTGGGCAGGGGATTTGCTCACTTTAGGGGCCGAGGCAGGTGTTTGCACAGGACCCCCCCAGGACAAAGGTGGGTGCCCAGGGAGACACACAGATGCCTGCCAGTCCCGAGGGACATGGGTGGGCACGCAGGCAAAGGCACTAATAGGTATCCAGCATCGATGATGACACCGCTGGGTGTCAGAGAAGGGCACAGATGGGTGCCCGATCTAAGAGGACACAGATGGGCACCCAGGGAAGAGCACCAGGTCCTGGGAGCAACACAGGGGCCACCGTGAAGGACACCAGTGGGTGTCCGGCCCCGACGGGGATAACAAGACAACAGACACGAGTGGGCCGTTCTCGGCCCGGCCGTTGCTCCCCGTCCAGCCGATCTCTCCCCGGCCCGCGCCTCACCTGCCAGCGCCTCCCGCAGCGCTCCGCTGAagacctgcagctgctgctcgcTGACGCAGCCCCGCGTCCGCAACAGGTTGGACACGAAGCCCACGGCGGCGGCGATCTCGGGCACCATGTCGGCGCGGGGCCCGCGGCGCTGGCTCTGGCTCATGTCGCGCTCCCAGGCTCCGGCGCTGCCGGGCGATGGCGACCGGCTCCGATCGGTCTGCGCCAGCGGCTCCGTGCCGCCCTTTTATAGGGCAGCCCGGGGAGGCGTCATCGGCGCGGCGGCTCCCATTGGCGGAGCGGGCGCCGTATGCAAATAGCGCCTGACCTCAGCGCACTGGAAGGACTGACGTCGCCGCCGCGGTGACAATagcggcggggggggcggtTACCGGAGGGTTATTTTTGGGGCTGacctgggaggaggaggaggaggaggaggaggaggaggaggaatgggCCCGGGCTCGTCCCCCCCGAGCTCTCGGCACCCCCCTCCTCCAGGGCAGAGGCCCCCGCTCAGCCATGGCACTGCGGCACCCGTGGGCTCCGGGAGTCACGGGGGGATCGGGGGTCCCTGGCAGCGGGTGCTCGAGGTGACCCTCGGGACGTGGGTCGTGGGGGCAGGAGGACAGGGAAAGGGCTCCCCGAGGTTCCTGAGCAGTGGAAACCCCCTCCCGATCCCGGATCGGCCCAGGTGCCCTTTGCCAGCACGTGGAAGCCGGTGTCGGGGTCCCGCGGCTGCTCCCGGTCCCCACAGCGGGTCTCTGGGTGCTGTTGGTGTGTGGGAAGCCAGCCCAGACCcgctgctccccacagcccagcgcCCCGGCAGCTGCAGGGAACCCCAGAGCACCAGGGTCAGGTTTCCAACCCCTCCCCACCAGCGGGTGAGTCCACGGGCCACTTCCAGTGACAGACGTGACGCCTCGGGAGGGTGCAGCGAAGGCTCGTCCCCTCCAAGCCATTGCCAAGTCACCAAAACCACAACGGACTGAGGAACAAACAGTGCAGCTAACGGGAGCTGGTGCAGGGGAAGGGTGTCCCTAACAGCTGGTGGCCCTGGGGTCCCATGCACTTCTGCAGGGGCATCAGCCCAGCATGGGCACCGGTCACTGGATTGGCATCGGTGGAACAGCGTTTCTGCTGACCTGGAATGACAAAGACCATTCCCCCATGCTGTAACAGTGACCCATGCCCAGCATCTCGCCCCTCCTACCCTCCTGGCTTCAGTACAAGACGGGGTCTGTCCCCCTACATGGGGCTCTCATCCCCCCAGGGGTGTACAGACAGGTTTCCATCACCAAATTGCATTCTCTGAGACACATTCACAGGTCTTTGTTCCCTGGACAAGGCCAAATCCTTCCCAGAGCCCCCTGAAGCATGCCAGGAGAACTTGCCATGGCCTGCGCTGTCCTGCACAGCTGAGGAACATGAGAGGGAACACGACAATAACCACTTTTGTCTCAGTGTGTGAGGAGCGAGGGCAGACACCCCGGGACCTGGTGCCTCCCCCCAGCCAAGAGCCGGGCTGGAGGGAGAGCAGGATccaggaggaggtggctgcagcGCAGAGGACGTGTCTGATCACAGAACAGGGtgagcaagccaaggcaagcaTGGAGCAGAACCAAGCGTCCTCGGTTGCCTCCGTCCAGCCgtgcaggagggagaggagaagcgGTGCAGCCCTGATGCTCAGCGAGATGCGAGCAGCACCTCAAAGCCACACCAAACCGGGAGCTGCACCAGCCGGCCCGGCCGCCAGCCACGCTGCCCGGGACAAAGGCACTCGCCCAGCTTCTGCTGAAACTGGCCCCGAGCTAAAGCAACAGGAGGAGGCCAagctcttttcttgcttttgctttgatCAACCATGAGAGAGTTAGTATCAAACCAGGCTGGGATTTCTGAATGAATATTCTTTGGCAGAGAACTGGGATTGTTTCAAGCCATTGTCTCGCAGCCCCGGATGCCTCCCTTGGCGTGCACCGGGGGAGGATCTGAAGCCGCAACTCTGATGCGATCCCCAGCGAAAACGCCTTCTCCTCCTCTGGCCGGGGCCTCATTTAGCATCTCCACAACCAGTgggtgcagctggagaaaacGGAGGCCGGGAATGAGATCACTGGGGTTTGGCTCTGCCCGGGGTGCAGCCCCGCGGAGGCTGAGCCATCGCCGTTCCCACCGCGCCGCTGCCGGCGCTGGCACAGCGAGTTCACCGCGGCGCTCCCCTCCAGCGCGGCTCCCCCATATCACAGCTCCCCCTTATCACAGCTCCCCCTTATCACAGCTCTTATCCACCCTAGAAGAGGTGGCTGTAAGAGATCCTGCCCAAGCAGAGGTCTGTGCTGACCCCATTTTGTGTTCTGTGCAGCTTAAAGGAAGAGCTTTGGGCAGCAGgcgcagagcagggtcagcccAGCAAGGAGATAGAGCCAAGGGGTCCCCAAGTCCTCCCCCCTCCATCTGCCACCCCATTCATCCACAGAGCACAAGGAATCAAGCAAATCTCTCGCTATAAACCAGATTTTCCTTTGTAAGCTTTGAAATAAACCCAAGGATTAAAGTCTAAggacttttttgttgttgttgttaaatcAGCAACACACATGAAAGAGCACACGGGTGCATGTGAaacacagagcacagcacaATGCAGGGGGGTTATTTGTCCTGTGGCAGCAGCCGGAGGCCCGGGAAGAGGATGCACAAAATTACGAAGCAAGCAAAACCATCCTGGTGGAAGACACCTGCATAGAAATACCTCaggaaaagccaaagcaaaaataaagtggTTTTCTACTGTTGTAAAGCACAGGAGGCTCGAGCAGAGCTTGCGGTGTCAGCAGAGAGCAGGGAAAAGGGCTCGTTTCCCCACCAACACATCCCACTGGATGGGATCACCCAGTCCTGAGTCACTGGGTTGGAGCAAGAGCCGTCCTGCCCTCCAGCCTGCCAAGAATAGCGCTAATGGCGAGTGCGGTTGGGTTGCCATTAGGGCTAACAGTGCTCAGCAAGCGCTGCCGATGACCCAGCCCCGGCGAGCAGGTTCCCCTGGTTCCCCCGGCTCCGCGAGGGGATGAAATAAGTGGTGGCACCATTCTCCAAATTCAGATCCTCCATTTATTCTTAATCATCGTCTCTCTCCAGGCCGGGTTCGCACGGCTTAGGGCCTTTGTCTTGTGTGTGTTCATATGGTCTGACACAGGCCCCGGTCTCCAAAATCAGATTGTCTTCGTTAAGCCCTCCCAATAAGAGATTTCCTGTGGAGCTCAAGGACCTCTAAGCGGGTTACGTGCCCATAATTTCTGGCCCTGTTACAAGACTGCAGCCTTAAAGACAGGGCATAAGACTTAATACATGTTTGCAAATTGCTTTGAGGAGTTACAGAGTAAACAaacaattagaaaataaaattcatttaaaaaaagagaagttagaGCTGGTTTTAATTCTGTTCTGGCTAGATCGGTTTCCGCCCTGTGTTTAGCTGGAAATGGCTGAGAGCATTTagatttcaatttaaaaaaaacaaagcaaaacaaaaaaccagaacCCAATAAACCTCCCCATAGCAATTGGCCAGACTGGGTTTGTAACCGGTTTGacaggacccaggagttcagatAGGCCTTCAAACGCCCCGGCCCTGTTTATCCAAATGAGGTTCAAAACCAGTTGAGCTGGAACTTTTACAATAAAAGGGGAACATTTGGCTTCCAATCAAGGGTTAAAGCTGCGCACCGACAGCCCAAGCTGCTCAAGAGTCAGCAACTCGGCGTTTTACACACACCTAGAAGGCGGCTGTTCCCACGCTGCGCTCGGACTCGTCAAGTTTTTTGGGGGTGACGACATCTTGTTCAGTCTGCTGGGCTGAAGTTCAGGAAGCATGAGACACAACCCGATTTCGAGCTGTCCTCGAATACCGGCGGTGAGCTGCCCGTCAGAACAGCCACGGTGTGAATTCACATCCCCCCTTATCACCAGTAACGTAGCTACACAGAATTAACATTCAAATCCCCCCCATCAGACGTGTCCCACACATTGCTAAATTAGCTGTCACTTCTCCCGGATGTTCCCTCCCCATTACCCTAGAGGTTGAGAAGGATTTTAAGGGTTTTTCTGTGGATTTGGGAAGCCAAGGGCTGGCTTTCTTtgtaagaagagaaaaaacagaccCAGGTCTCTGGGAACAGTTCTGAACTGTAAAAATATGAGACGTATTGGGCCAGTTCAAATCTCATTATCTGTCTCTGCCGGACAAGGCACAGACAATGGtgcgggcagtgccagcagcacctGGTGCTGACACCAGCTCAGCACAATCACTGGgaatttaaggggaaaaaagccaggGGTAAGCTGGGCTATATGTTTAATCACAGCTGTAATACGTAACCTGGGTCTGACCCCAGAAACAGGCCTAGCAGGCAGGGTAAACAATAAAGCAAGAGTCTTAAGCCCAGCCTACACTTAGAGCTAATAAGTCCTTTCAAAACACGCAGTTGTGAAATAGGCTGTGACTGAACCGTGTGAAATGCAGCtgaggggggagagggaggacagggacagaaaacaaagcctgtTAACCTGTGAGCTGCTACATCGGACCATGTTCCACAGCACGTATCGGCCCAGGTGGCCTGGACCTCGGTCGGGACCAGCACGTCGCCTCTTCCAGGCGGGCTGAGCTCCGAGCAGCTTATCATCCCGCATGACTTCATGGCGCTGGGCTTCGCCAAGCACCTCGCCTCTTGTTGTGGTGCCTGAGTGTCTTTTGTCAGCTCGGTCCTTTGTTCCGGCTGTGTCGCCTGTAACCTGACTCCCCAGCTTGTGCCTTGGGATTTGGGGACATGTCCGGACGCATTTTGGGCATGTCCGGGCCCAAAATTCGTTCGTAGACTATCAGGAAGCTTTGAGTGTTCCCCTCAGCTCCTGAGCAGATCTGTGTGCGGACTGAGAGCTGGATGCTCTTCCCCACGGCATTCAACACGGTGGCGTTTGCAGCCCAAGGCCAGGGCTCCAGCGAGGGACCGCACGGTCCCCAGGAGCCGTCTTTTGCAGAACAACCTCCCTCTGATCCACTTTCCTTGCTTCATGCCATGTTTCCTCATGGAAAACAACCCATCTGACCCACTGCGAATGTCACGTCTGTTCAGAAGTATTTTAGGAAGCAAACACTGCTGTACTCAAGGGAGACACTAGTAGAAAGAGTTGCTTTTTATTCAAGCTCCCTAGGACTTTGGACCTAGTTTTCCAATGGTGCTGAGCACTCGCTGGCTCCAGCTGCCTTCAGCGCACTCTGGGGTTTTCTCCTGGGCCCTGCGAGCTCCTTGCTGACCCCACGCTGCCCAGC encodes:
- the BTG2 gene encoding protein BTG2, translating into MSQSQRRGPRADMVPEIAAAVGFVSNLLRTRGCVSEQQLQVFSGALREALAEHYKHHWFPEKPFKGSGYRCIRINHKMDPIICKAASQIGLSLPQLYQLLPSELTLWVDPYEVSYRIGEDGSICVLYEATATKPVSSYGMLTCKNQMMLGRTSPSKNYIMTVSS